The Clupea harengus chromosome 22, Ch_v2.0.2, whole genome shotgun sequence genomic sequence AAGTATATTTGATAAGGTAGACCGCACTTTAGTCTGCTCTGTTATTTAGATACAACACTAATTGCTTTGGGGATTTTCTGGGAAGTCCAGTGCTCTGGAGCTGTGGTTCGTCCACTCATAcgctctctctccaacacacacacacacacagagatagatatTGAGCAGACTCTAGGCCCTACAGCAGTTCCTAAAGTTCCTCTAGATTTCAATCACAAGCACGTCTCTTTGGTTAAGGCAGACCTGACAGTGGAACTGATAAGATCTAAGATCTGCTGAGGACTGTGCTTCTTTACTAACATTAAGGCCAATACGGCAAAAGCTTTTACATTATTAGTAATTTCAAATTAGTAATTTTCAAAATTACAGCCACCTTGCAAAGATGATGGGCTACTTTAAATCATGTTTTTAAATTCATGTAGCCAATTTCTCCACTTTAGGATTACTGGGGAGTCTTTGACTGAATTTAATTTTGCTCATTTCAATTctttaaaacaggaaaaaaaaaaaagttctataAAATTGATAGAATGACTACTTATTTCCTGGTACCATTGACACCTGATCTCCACTGGGTTGGCTATGGCCCAATCGCACGtctgcatgtactgtatataggcAACAAACGTCCAATCATAGGAGGCTGAGATGTTTGTGAGGAAATGGGACAGCTGGTTGGCAGATGGGCTCTGTATGGAGTTCAGTAGGGGTGGGGCTTGGCTTGTGAGGTCTGCCCTTTGAGAGGCAGCAGTCCATGGTGTTTACAGGGGGGAAGGGTTCAGTCTTTGGTGAGACAGACATGTGTGTCAATCAGTTGAGACCACCAATGGGCAGCTGCAGAAGAGCCTGGCGGGCGGGTGGTCGCGCTGATCTGACAAATCAGCCCCATTTGCTGACCTCAAATCAACAGTTCTGTGGGGCAGTGTGCATcaatgtctttatttattttttccagaaaCAGGAGCAGTGCTTTCTGGAGATGGCTTGTGTTTCCATATCAAGTCTTTGATCATTTGTAGAGATTGAAGCTGGGGTGAAACAGTGTCACTGTCCTTTCCACAGGTCTAAGACCAGAACTTACTGGTCACGTTTGTCCATATGGTGATGCACATGAAGGTGATCAATTCTTTAAAGAGAATGTCCAAAGGCATTTATGTTGAAAAAGGTACAGCAATCTGGCCAGGCCAAGGACTTGACAAATGTTTTTGATACAGATTGCAAATGTCCTTGTTTAAGGTCTCTTGGGACGATGCAAAAGTCTTGCCATTGTGACTTCAGACAGCTCATCAGATGGGGCATCATGAAGAGGGTAGAATCCTCTTTCAATTAACAGTAGGAACATCAAAAGGAGATCGCTGGAAACCCTCTCCACTGTAATGTCCAACCAGTGACAGTGTGCATTGCATTGTAGTGACCTCAGGGCTTATTGTAACACCAGCCCTCTGGTTTCCTTCACTTCCTTTTGGCAAACTGTCCACCCACAAGGCAGTGTCCTTAGTAAGGCAGAGACCACCACCATCGTTGAACTACTGATGATGGGACACGTCCACATCCCACAGCCGTGCCCCCCCCATCAGTCCAATCAACCGCTCCTCTAAGCCATCGCTGTGGCAACGTGGCCATTGTTGCCCAGGTTGTTCCACTGCAGGGCAGGTTCTGGGGGCCTACATCAGGTATAGCCATGGCGCTTGGGAATAGTGTCACAGGTGGAGGAgaggtagtagtagtagcagtatgcAGGTACCAATAGGGGCAATGGAAGAGGCATGAACACCTTTACAACAGAGCAATCAAGGGGTGGGGAGTTTAAACATGAGTTGGCTCCCTGTGGCTTTCTGCCTAAGGACAGTGCCAGCAAAGTACTATCCCAgcacaaaaaaacagcacaaattTCCCTAACCCCACAACTGTTAATATCACGTGGGGCAAAATGGGCAGCATGTGTTTATCTAAACTAATGATAATTAATGACCAATGATGAAAGGCTAAGTTTCAATGTAATGGAAAAgggaaatggtaaaaaaaaaagaaaaagagtagACCTACGGCATTGAAAAGTGGAAGTATAATTTAATAAAGGTGAGAGAGATCCAAATCTCTAATGAGTTAGAACTTTACACAGAGTAAAGAAATGTTAACTACATTAATAATATGGTCACTACTGCCAAGACAGAAAAGTTTTCTGAAAGattctgaaaaaagaaaatatgtcaTGAGATTTTGAGGgataattgaagaaaaaaaaataatagatGCTGTAAAACCAGTAAGTGTTGTAAAGGGTTGTAGTGATAATCTTAACGAGACACACTGCTCGGCTATCCCTAATCCTGATGCCTCCTCCCTGGGACACTGGTTTACGTGTGGGAGCCCAGCATAGCTCGGCGATCTTACCTCCTCGCTGGTCTCTGGAGCCTTCTCAGGCTCCTCCATGATTGGCTCCTTCACCTCGCTACAGCaatggaagagagacagacagaggaagggacGTGGATAGAAGAGATgtatagagaggagagagagcaaacaggataaataaataaagaggggAAAATATCATTAGTAATAGTAGATTCAACAGAAATGGGAGAGGGGGTGCAGGATGTGACTAACCACATCAAGCTTGAAAGACACCTGGGCATTATGCTCTACGTACAAATCTGTgattgcacaaacacaacaaaaggtTTTCAGCACTGATGTCATGCTTGAGACATGGACAGCACAGAGCCCAGTCAAGCTCATGAAGGAAAGGATTCCCAATACCTTCTAATGCCCAATACATCACATGTCTGAAATTCCACCATCTCTTTTAATAACAAAAATCACTTAAGACACGCGAGTCTAAACTGCAGCAAATATTCTTCAATAACATAACATCGGCAACACTGCACCAGTTTTGTAGTGCTGTAGTCACATAGCCATGGCTGAAATATTTTGCGTTGTTTTTTAATAAGAAACTAATCAAATACAAAACGAGGGAACACACAGTGAGGCTTTTAGCAAAAGCTAATCGAATTGCTTCCATTCCCACATCAGGCGAGCTAAGGACATATCAGGGATACATCAGCATCGCTAGCGCTGCCCACTGcatacccccctccctcctcctttctacCGCGGAGTTTCATTCCAAACAAAAACCAAATACGTGACACGTTTCCAAAACGGCGTTGATTAACACAAATACAGCACACAAACTGTTAATATTGTTACACCGCGACAGCGACGTGGGCCACGGGAACCTTCAGTGAACGAGAAGGAACAGTGTAGCGACATTCAATCTCTCCTCCTACCTCACCCGATCTGATTCTCTTCGGACAGCATTATGTCGGGGCCTGCCCTAAACCTAAGAAACTATTTCCGTTTTTATAGCAGGTGCTGTAGCGTTTTAAATTACTGGCAATATAAACCGGTTCAACGCAGCACTTCACTGTTGGCCGGAACGCTGCGTTATCGGTCAAATACGAGGAGCACAGCCATGTTGGATAAAAAGGAGGAATGAGAGACGAGAGGACCCCATCCTCGCAAGCTCACCGGCTGCAAGGCTGTCGTGCCGAATGCCTGACAGAAATCTTCCCACCACATATGTTCGTGACAATTCAGGTAACGCGATTTGTACTTTGgatgtttttaaattaaaagATAGCCGTTTAGGCCATATCTATTTGTGCGACTTAGTTTTATATTCAACTTCTCCATAGCTTGTTTCATTCCTCACGTTGCCGTTTGTCTGGCTGCCTGTGTGTCAGCAGGATTACTCAGAAACTACCTGGCCGAATTGCATCAAACTTGTTCCGTCTGTCAGAAGGATTACGCAAAAACGACGAAGCCGAAGTTCAAGCAACtcggtggaggggtggagaatAGGCCAAGGAAGAATCCGTTATATTTTGGAGCCAGGAatttctttcactttctgtaACATTGCGAGACCGGGCATCTGGTCTTGGCGGAGGCTCACAATAATACCCGTGTGAAAGAAAATGTAATCGCTTGATGAAACATGTATGTTCTCTTGAGGGAATACCTTCCATGTCTATGCTCTGTCCAATAAGTGTTTGGGCTCTGAATTGGTCATCAGTTTTGCGTTGTCAGATTTCAGCTCTACATTCCGATGACCATCACAAAAATGCATCTACTAATAAATGTCACTCCTGAATTATGTCTGTATGAAAGCAACAAGTGCATTTGCCCTGTAGAAGGATAGGATGGAGGGCTACGGCGTTCTTCTAATAAGTAAATCTCTTATGTGGTGTGAAGGTGctctttggtaaaaaaaaaaaaaaaaaaaaattgcagttgCCCTGTACTGTAAAACAGTTGAAAGCCACTGGAGGTTTTACCTGCTACCTGCACCACCTTTAAATCTCTCACTCCCAAATTCTTCTAGTCATAAAACAGCTggccacacaaaacacaaaacaaacttgtCGCTGCATCATTTAAAAAATTGTACAGGCCCAAAATGATAACATGTGGGGTGTAGCATATCTCTGTATTCTTGAATTCTCTCCTTCTCAAGACACAATCAAATAATAATTCCAACATCTAGAATCCATGTGTGAAGATTTGCAGAGGACACGAGCAGAAGTTTAAATTAGATAGAGGGGGATACAATTTGTGCTTACAATTTcttaaattcacacacacaaaatagaaaaTGTTAGGAAGTGTTATTGTggttatttataatatattccTTTAATATACGTTATATCTACCTTAGTGTTCTGTCATTTATAATATCTGCCTTTAATATACATAATTTCTACCTTAGTGTTCTgtcatttgtgtgagtgaagaaATGGTGCTAAAATGCACCCTCCTAATTTGAGGGAACCATTTGCAAATTGCAATCAATTGTAATCACAATCTAGTCTACGTATTATTACACATCAGGGCAGATAATGTGGACATTGTCAGCTACAGGACTCATGGCTGAAATACCCATGAGCCAAAGTGCAACAATTTATGTTGTAATGGtgtctttaaaaaaattaattggAGAAAGACATGGACTTCAAGGAGTACGAATGTGTTTAACCCCCATTTGGAAATATTGACCATCCCCACAGCCCTTTCAATCTGTTGGTCAGTATGTGCCTTTTAACAGACCTGATTGCATCTTTGTTCTTCATCTCCTGTCCTTCattttcttccctcttctctggtttcttctCCTCTGGTTTTCTTTCTGGACTGGGCTTCTAACGGAAAGCAGAAGAGCAAAAAAGAAGGTGAGGGACGGgggcaacaacataaacacagcagCAAAACAATATCACAAGGCTCATTGGGCTGATATCTGCTTGTGTCTGACCGACCTTGCTCTTGCTCATGTCCTCATCACTGACggtcttctcctcttcctggaCACGTCCCCGTCGCTTGCGTGCTGGGGTGGCCGGTGTGTCACTCAGGCTCTCAGGCTTGTGAGCCTTTGCCTCATTTGTAGACTCCTTCTGAGGGGCATCAGACtaaagggagaagaggagaagtcTAAATGCATTCACATGAAGCTGACTGGCTTTCTGAAGAGAACACATAGAAGGTATGAAAGAAGTGGGAAAGCCATGTAAAGAGATCAGCAGTGAGGCATGCAGCAGTGTGACGAGCAGCGTGGCATGAGGACAGAAGACCTGGAAAAGTTATTTAAGAAATCGAGAGCTATGCAACCAGTGTCCACTTCCAGTAAGCTTTAACCTGCAACTGACACCGGCATTACATTACTGTTACTCTTGCTACATAAGCAGTTCAGATTCAAAAGGTAACGCAAAAGGTATCTATGaccacaaaccaaaacaaaaaccaaacaaaaacaacagtgacatgattaactttaagaaataccaataaaaacaaagatggcCTATGATAAGCTGCTCTGCAACCTTATTACTTTAAGATCTTGACAGGCACACTTAGATTAAGATAAACATTCACAAAAGCCTATTTGTCTATTTCTGTTTGTTAAAGAAAACAGTAACAACCTCCAAGACCTTCCAATAAACTTTCAAAGAGAAACCTAGGACCTATAAGACAATGTCAATTGTAAACATTAGTTGAATTATTGTACTCCTCTCCTGACCAGCCAGTATTCTCGTTGATGCAGTTAGTATGAATGACATCCCTGACGATCGTCCAAAAGGCCAGaagatgagagcgagagagacagagagagatttagagatTAACCGACATGACCACTCACCCTCTTACAAGCGGAAGAGGAGCGGCTTTTTTCCTGTGAGGATGAGCCTGAAGAGcgtgacgaggaggaggaaccAGAGTCGGAATCAGATGAACCCGAGTTGCTGGATGAAGAGGagtccctcctcctcttctcttctttcttcttccccttctctcttgaCGCATCAGCCTCCTCTGGTGGCGGAGAAGGGGGTAGAACCGGTGCAGGGGTCTTCTTTTCCTCCCTTGCTTTGTGGGTATCCACTGCTTGGGTGGACTGCTTCCCCTGACCTGGCTTactgtcctcctcttcttgaCGAACATCTCTCAATTCGGgcttctcctctttcccctccgTAACCTGGATACGCGGGGCCGTCCCTGTGGGTTCACCCTCATGCCGGTTGGATCCGTGGGATCGTGAGACGAGCACACCCTGTCTGAGTAGCTTCTGAGGGGAGCCCAGCCCGCCGGGTATCTGAAGACCCAGAGGTGCTCCTTCCTCCTGGCCTGCTTTGGTCGGGGAGTGAAGGGGTGAAGGGGCTTGGGGGAAGGGGCTGTCTGAAAAGGTGCGGGGCGCCTTGACCACAGAGgtggcagagggaggaggagagagcacagggGCATCTCTCAGGAAACGGAACTTCTTGGAGGAAGACTGGGGAGACAGGGGCGTAGGGACTGGGGGGGATTTTGACGGAAAGACTCCGGCGTGCTGTGAGGGACCCAACGGCTCCTTGCTCTCTGCATCCTTTTCTTCTGTCACAGCAGTCTTACCAGGCGCACTGAGCTGGGGGGCAGGTGAATGGGAAAAGCCCCCAATATCACGCCCACGTTTCCAAGGAGGCAGacggctctccctctccttctctagcATCTTTTCCcgctcctccctctctcgctccaaggctttccccctctcctccctctcttgctccaaggctttttccctctcctccttctctcgctccaAGGCTTttgccctctcctccttctctcgctccaAGGCTTttgccctctcctccctctctcgctcagcTGCTTTCAGCCTCTCTTGCTCCAGGGcagccttcctctcctctctctcgagCTCTAAAGCACGCTCTTTTTGCTCCACGAGCCGCCTCTTCTCCTCAAGTGCCCTTTCCCTTTCCagatcttcctccctctcccgtGCTTGTTCTCTCTGTACACGCTCTTTTTCCTCTCGCTCGATGGCTTTTAATTTCTCCAGTCTCTCTCGTTCCAGAGCTtgctcctgtctctccctttcaaaAGCTtgttccctttcttttctttccctatCCAGCCGTTCCTTCTCCAATCTTTCTCTCGCCAGGGCTAGCTCTCTTTCCATCGTCTCTTTCTCCTGTCGTTCTTTCTCAAGTCTCTCCCTCTGCAACCGCGCTCTCTccagatgctctctctctaatctctctttctcctggcGCTCTTGTTCTAGTCTCTCCCGCTCCAGTCGTTCTCTCtccaacctctccctctcctgttgttctctctcaagcctctccagtctctccctctccagtctctccctctccagcctctctctctccagcctctctctctccagcctctctctctctaaaacctTTTCTCTTTCAAGCCTCTCGCGCTCCAGAGATTGCTCCCTCTCCTGTCGCTCCCTCTCCAACCTCTCTTgttccattctttctctttcaagcCGCTCTCTCTCCAAAGCCTGTTCTcgctcttgtctttctctttccaggCGCTCCTTCTCTAGGGCctgttgtctctccctctccaatctatccctctccaaagcctgttgtctctccctctccaaagcttgttgtctctccctctccattctatccctctccaaagcttgttgtctctccctctccaatctctctctttctaaagcTTGCTCCCTCTCCAATTGCTCtttttccagtctctctctctccaatgcttgttctctctccctcgcctctCTTTCTTGGGCCATGGCTCTCTCCCTTTCGAGTTCCAgaactttcctctcctctctctccttctcgagTGCTTTTagcctctcttgctccctctcccactgcctccctctgtcttcGTTTTCCCTCTGCCAAGGAAGCTGGGGCTCGTGGTCCTGCTTCAGTGAATCCCTTTCTTCCATAGTGGTGCGGACGACACTGACTGGGCCCTGGCTGTGAACGTGAGGGCCTCCAATGACAGAGATCGATCCTGGATAGCCCAGAGCTGCTGAGGCATTTgcagtgtgagtgatggcggACACGGCCCCGTCCTGGTGACCTCTGCCAGGAAACATGGCGGCACTCGCTGCAACATCTTCCCGCCCCTGGGGTTCGTCACGCCCTCGTCTGACAACTCCTGAGAAGGCTCCCTCGGACTCCATCTTGCGCACAAGCAGTGACAGGGGGCCGGGTCGGCGATCTGTGGCGCCGCTCTGTGGCTCGGGGCTACTACTGCGGCTGCCGCTGCTGGAGCTACCAGAGCTGGACGTGCTGCTGGTGCGCTGCCTGGACGGAGGCTCTTCTTCGGGACTGGGGGGGCTCTGTTTGGGAGTGTCTGGCAGGGGGAAGGAGAGCTCTGGGGGAGGTGAGGGCGGTGGCGTGGGCTGGCGCAGCTGGGGCGACAGCAGCGGGGGAATGTGCTGCGGAGGCTGCCGGGAGCCCCCAGACCTCTCTCTGGCCAGCTGGGCCCTGGgtggcagctgctgctgctcccctcGATTCCTCTGCCGCGCATTCGCATCCCAGTCGTCGTCAtcgtcttcctcctcgtcttctCCCCCCTCGCTTTCCTCGTCACTGTCTGCGGGAGCGCGGCTGGAGGATGGGCCTTTGTCGCCCCCCACCACACGCACGGACAGGGCAGCCACGGAGGTGGGCAGAGGCACGGGGGCAGACGAGGACTGGGGCCCCGTCGGCGCTTCCCTCTCCCTGGTGCCGTCCGCGTTTGCCTCGCCTGCCGAGACCCCAAAGCTCTCGCCCACCGGAGAAGCCAGACTTTTGTGCTGGTCAACTAAATCAGGGGCGACATCCTGGTGGAGAGACGTCAGGAGAGGGAAGGTTGAGGTGGAGCCAGAGTCTAAACTCTgatccaaaaacacaaacagtagcTCAAGCATGCAACAAACTAGGTGAGACCAAATCAGTTTGCTGTGTAAGATGCAACATGCACTGGACTAAACGTGTGGAACATAAGATGATGATGTAGGCAAGGTTACGTTTATTCTGAAATTTAGTAATGAAATGCTTCCCTTTTAAAACAATCAACAGGAATCCCTTTCGACAAAGATGTCATCAAAGTTGTTTCTACCTCTACTTTGGGGTAAAAGTACACACTTCACTCTGATGCAtctacacatgcaaacaacacCTGTGACCTATCAGTTGTACAAAAGAGGAGCTTACCTGGTTTGGGCCAGGACAGGCAGAGCCATCACTGGTCTCCCTTTGGTCATCTTGGTCTGCGCCtgagttagaaaaaaaaatgattgtgtTCGTATGTATTGGAatctagtcacacacacgcatgcatgcctGCATCATGGCATTGATATGGTATGTACTGAAGCAGTAGGGACATTTGTAAGCCAGTAAAGAATCAACAGTTGTCAACAGTTGCTGTATCGCtagatacacacatagaccaaacaatagaaacaaatcaatgcacacacacacacgaggcatgCATAGGCATGCATCCTGTTGCAGTCTGCTGGGGTTAAAATCTTACCGTCTGTCTCTGCAGCCTCTCTAGCCTCTCTCTCCAAGCGCTGCCTGAGGAGCTCCTGTTGCTTGGCCAGGTACTGTTTGATGAAGCTGTTCtgactcatctcctctcctatctGAAACGCACAATGCCGCCACTACATCAAACTGCATTGACAATCCCTGCCCGTCACTCACACAGGCCTGGGCTTCCTGCTTCGTGGCAGCTCAAATAATGAATGGTTCCGGGGAAATGGTACATGCAGTTTTTTGCTTTACTACTCAGACAAATTAATACTTATTGTAAACACTTATCGTCATGTAAACAGTGGGCTTCATTCATCACATTCagggtaaataaataaaaaaaatgcagcacTAACTGATAAAACATCATTAACAAACTGTCTTTGCAAGATTGAACACAGGAATGGGTAGTTCCATGTGACTTAAGCGATTGCTGGCCACGAATCATGCAAAAATGATCTGAGggcatctttcatatcatagaATCATGTTAACAAGACATGCATCGTCTTTTGAGAAACATGTATTATTGTAAAGAACTGGTCTCTTTACACTAACTAGTCTAGTAATTGCAATGATTCAAGACTGAAATGTTTACTCATGCTTACAAGACAATTAGATGCATTGTGACATGATTAAAGCATTAATATTTATCCTTCCTGTAAGAGATTCTAAGTGAGTAAGTAACTAGTATTGATACTTTTTCTTTCTACTGTTACATATACCACCATCTGTTTGaggttttaaaataaaataattttgttCAGTGCAACCAATTCCATtttctgtgacacacacctgagagttTGGTTGGAGTCCTATGTGATGCGTGGAGGTCTTCTGAAGGTTCTCCAGCATCAGAGCCTAATAATCACAAGCAcgcgagtgcacacacacaaacaattcaaTGGGTTCAACATTATTACACAATGTAGTCCCCGAAATGCTGAAAGTATTCCATTCATTATATGTTACAAGAGCTTAGTACAGTGAAATTAGTCTGGCCATTTATACACAAGTTACAGGCAAATTCACATTCTTATTGAGTTCAGCAGGTGATTAAACATTTAGACTGAAAAAGGCTGGGGACGTACAAAATCTTTATAACACTGTATCGGTAGCGTTATTTCTTATGTCAAATCGAGTACCGATCTATTGCAGCCACTCTTTTCATGCTTGTCAAGTGTTTACAACATGAAAGCCATGAAGAGAATTCGAGTCATCGAAAGAACAGTGTGTAAGCGGTTCAGTTATCCTCACGCACAGAGGAACAATTTAGCTATTTGGCCCAATGTCAGGGTAAATTtacacctacaacacacacgcaaagccTTGACAGTTTGCATCGTGTAAGATCTTGGGCAAATTATTTTGGCCAATACATCACTCCAATCAGATAACGCTCGATTGCTCACGACTGACAAGCGCGCAACTAAGCAAATtcattagccagctagcttacCCCTCATTTCTCCGCCCACACTCGGAAGAGTGACAGTTGCCAAGGCAGCTGCCGTTACTATTTATTGCGTTTTAAATATCGGTGAGAAAAACGAGGCGCTGGACTTATAGTTGCTTTACAATGATTGATGTTTGTCAGTGCAAATGTCTTCGAAGTACTTGATGAGCGCGCCCCCGTTTCataacccccctcccttccctccctcgtGCACGCTAAACACACAAAGCGCGGACTCGCCGACAACTTAAAAACTAGTGGCTAGTTGCTAGCGTCTGATAAACACTCTCGCATGGCAGCAAGGCTGTGCATCTGTTGGCCCGTAGGTAGTTAACACTTTAGCACATCATTTCCCGACTAGCACCCTTCTTGCTTAAAGacatcagacaaacacagcaacCTAAATGAGCAAGCGTAGTCCTTAGCCGCACAGTGAGAGTCCATCGAGCTCTTCCAATCATCAAACCACCAACATTTGGCCTATCGCTAAGCACGGTGTAGCCACCGTAAGCTAACGATTTTAACCCTAAAAAAGGCGATGAAACTCACCCCCTTTAATCGTTTGACAAGGGCATTCTTCTGTCCACTCTTAGACAGGCCTCTTTCCTCTAAGGCAGCTTTAAGATCCGCCACACGAAGCGAATGAAGCGGTCTCCCGTCTAGCGTAACATCTTCGAGGTCCGCCATCTTGCATCCCCTTCGTCCGTTCTCCAGCTCCAGTCACCGCAACGCCTTCCCCCTCCCGACGTCAGAGAACTACTGTTTCCGGTGAAGGAGGAGCCGGGAATTCAAAGACGGATGGAATGATctattttgtatgtatatatccattcttttctttatttacaCGCAGCAAAATTATCAGAGTATTCTAGTTTTCTAAGGGGCTTACTTGTAGGATTTTGCTCTTTAGGCTTATATTGTGAACTGTGAAGTGAGCCTTCACGGTCCTTGCTCCATGTTGCTCTGCTTCACTTCAGACAATTGATGGCGCCTGTGAGCAACACAAATTCCTAAAGAGGCCTACCCGAGACGACCAAGTCAAGTCCTGTTGCATTTAACTATCAACAGTTTTCAGCGACATTTTCTAAGAGGGTCTgtaaaacataacaaaaccacaaacacacacaaagtgccaCACATCTCTCGCAGAATTAAACACTACAAAATACCAAAACCTCTAAACTGTACTGTTTTATATCAAATAGCATATACTTTATTCATATGTTTTCACTTGTATGAACTCAATACACATTGATATGTTTAAGCCTTCAGTCTTTTGCAGGCTTATGTCTTTTGCATTTTCAGTGTTAGGTCAGTATTACACTCTTTACAC encodes the following:
- the acin1a gene encoding apoptotic chromatin condensation inducer in the nucleus isoform X1, giving the protein MADLEDVTLDGRPLHSLRVADLKAALEERGLSKSGQKNALVKRLKGALMLENLQKTSTHHIGLQPNSQIGEEMSQNSFIKQYLAKQQELLRQRLEREAREAAETDGADQDDQRETSDGSACPGPNQSLDSGSTSTFPLLTSLHQDVAPDLVDQHKSLASPVGESFGVSAGEANADGTREREAPTGPQSSSAPVPLPTSVAALSVRVVGGDKGPSSSRAPADSDEESEGGEDEEEDDDDDWDANARQRNRGEQQQLPPRAQLARERSGGSRQPPQHIPPLLSPQLRQPTPPPSPPPELSFPLPDTPKQSPPSPEEEPPSRQRTSSTSSSGSSSSGSRSSSPEPQSGATDRRPGPLSLLVRKMESEGAFSGVVRRGRDEPQGREDVAASAAMFPGRGHQDGAVSAITHTANASAALGYPGSISVIGGPHVHSQGPVSVVRTTMEERDSLKQDHEPQLPWQRENEDRGRQWEREQERLKALEKEREERKVLELERERAMAQEREAREREQALERERLEKEQLEREQALERERLERERQQALERDRMERERQQALERERQQALERDRLERERQQALEKERLERERQEREQALERERLERERMEQERLERERQEREQSLERERLEREKVLERERLERERLERERLERERLERERLERLEREQQERERLERERLERERLEQERQEKERLEREHLERARLQRERLEKERQEKETMERELALARERLEKERLDRERKEREQAFERERQEQALERERLEKLKAIEREEKERVQREQAREREEDLERERALEEKRRLVEQKERALELEREERKAALEQERLKAAEREREERAKALEREKEERAKALEREKEEREKALEQEREERGKALEREREEREKMLEKERESRLPPWKRGRDIGGFSHSPAPQLSAPGKTAVTEEKDAESKEPLGPSQHAGVFPSKSPPVPTPLSPQSSSKKFRFLRDAPVLSPPPSATSVVKAPRTFSDSPFPQAPSPLHSPTKAGQEEGAPLGLQIPGGLGSPQKLLRQGVLVSRSHGSNRHEGEPTGTAPRIQVTEGKEEKPELRDVRQEEEDSKPGQGKQSTQAVDTHKAREEKKTPAPVLPPSPPPEEADASREKGKKKEEKRRRDSSSSSNSGSSDSDSGSSSSSRSSGSSSQEKSRSSSACKRSDAPQKESTNEAKAHKPESLSDTPATPARKRRGRVQEEEKTVSDEDMSKSKKPSPERKPEEKKPEKREENEGQEMKNKDAISEVKEPIMEEPEKAPETSEESATPKAFATRRISITNKPSPAVVSAETEAENAAGANRKRRWGSSTAVTAKKPSISITTDSLKSLIPDIRPSLGQEAVLDLHPEETPLSGEEEGGDRGDQDLKIRRTVTQVVPSETQENGQKQSKRSEQEDEDEDEDEVAEGKEHMSQEEKMDTSFQVAMGTTQSPSPGHDADMKTVMPSETLVRRSISQQKSGVSITIDDPVRAAKQPSPPRSKVSNIIHISNLVRPFTLGQLKELLHRTGTVLEESFWIDKIKSHCFVTYASVEEAVATRTALHGVKWPQSNPKFLSVDFSQQEELDFHRGLLLTERAGEEDRAVAAGGPGAGAGAAVAGARARGPVPPPLLPERDQWAEREREMERRERTRAEREWDRDKVRDFSRPGEEREAGARRSRSREKRRKERGKSKERKTDKKEKAPEEPPAKLLDDLFCKTKAAPCIYWLPLTDEHAAQRDAARAERMKEREKRRKEMEQEEEQGKKQQEVERRDRTKPGGGAEATVVAAAAAAGGGGGGGGDGGDAVTGGGGERDRDRDRDRERERERERGRDRDRERDREVDKRRDGYRRPTGTSGGGGGGGGGRGGSSRRSRSRSGPPPRDRRR